DNA from Nerophis lumbriciformis linkage group LG39, RoL_Nlum_v2.1, whole genome shotgun sequence:
GTAACGCACACCTCGTATTTGGTAAGCAAATCGCTGACAGAGTATCTGTTGATGCCCGGTCCGATGTCGATAGTCTCCTTTTTTGTGAGTTGTACTTCCCAAAGTGGATGGTGAACCAGGCTTCTGCTGGGTTTTGCAGTGGCGGCGCTCCACTCCAGGCTGATGCCGTAAACGGTCTGCTTGGCAATGCGGATGCCAATGTAGGCGTTGTCTGCGGGAGAGAGAAGTTGTTGGCTGTGCAGGTATAGAGTCCTCCATCTGCAAGGTGCAGAGGGGATGACCAGGGTGGAGTTAACAGTCTCCTCATCAATGGGTGTCTCAGCTACATGAAGAAAGTGGAGCTAGATTATGCACGTTTATAGATGTGGTAGTAACTGTAGCTCTGTTGAAGTCATTGGGCTGCACTATGGATGAGCACTATCTCCTAAGGTCCCCAAACCCTTAAATTCCAGTTTATGTGAATAATTTGCATATTCTTTACATACCTACATGGGCTTTCTACATGGACCCTGTGGCTTCCTTTGTTCATTTTCAAGGTACTGATTTCAATTTGAGATTTGGTCAAGAGGCCTGGTCGCACAGTTTTTCCAAGGACTGGTTATATTGTATGAAGAACCCTATCCTGGAGTGTTACACAATGGTAAACTTGTATAATGTTGCAGTGTTTACAAAGCTGACGTAGCTATTGTCTTCAACGCAAGGGTTGAGTTGGGTTGATAATACCACTTGCAGGTTTGAGTGCTCCGACAGCAGATTCTAATGGATGACGGTATGAAAAAAAATCTTACCAGTAAATCCTCTTATAATCTTCTGACTGTACATCCACTTAATAGTCTGGCCCGGCCTGGCCTTGACTAAGCATGAGAGCGTTGTGTTAGCTCCAAGAGGCAGGCTGATATAAGTCTCGGGGGCAGAGGCCATCGGCTTCGTGCATGTTTTCAAATCGATCTCATGGAAAAACTTGTCCACTTTGGAGGCAGGCCTTAGCATGTCAAATAAGAGTTCATCAGAATGATAGGAGGGCCGACCACTCGGATGAATTCCACGAAGCCTTTGAGGCGGCAGTCGCACAGCCAAGGGTTATTGTGCAGCGCCAAGACCACATTGGTGACTGAGCCCTCCTTTGCCCAAACACTCTACTTTCTGGTAAAGAGGTCAGTTCATGAATACATCTTTTGATATAACAGTAAGCTGGTTGAAGGATAAATCTAAGTAGGTCAGTGAAGGTAAGTGTCTCAGAGCGTGTTCTGGCAGGACGTCTAGACGATTGTGCTTCAGGTCCAGAATCTTCAGTTTCGGTGTGTCTTTAAACGCAGTCCACGGTACGGAAGTCAGCTTGTTGCCCTGCAGCCGCAACTCCGCCAGCCCCTCCAAGCTTTTCATGTTCATCAAGGTAATGTCGTTGAAATTGAGCCACAAAAACACCACAGCACTGACTTTGGAGAAAGATCCCTGAGGTAGCTCGGTCAAGTGGCAGTTTTCCACACTGATCTTTATAAAAGCCTGTGGAATGTCCTCTGGAATTTTTCTCAAAGAGGTTTCCATGCATAACAGAGACCTAGAACAAGTAGATATGGTTAGATGAGAATGGAAGATGAGAAGTAAAACTGACAAACTAGTGAGTCACTAAACTAAAGCAGACTTACCTACCCAGGGTCTCATCAGCGCAGTTGCATCCCATCAGACAAGTCGACGATCCACGAGTAAcaagataaaaaacaaaaaccataCATAACGAGGTGCAAAAGGCGTCCATGTTCTTGGACGAGCATGTGAAACAGGCCTGTTGGGTGCAAGATACGCCACAGTCTATGTGGACCAAAGCCTATTAGTTTAATCTTTGTTGACGTAACGCCCAAAGCGGCAGGTGACATGTGAGACGCAATCAGGTGTATTTTTGTTTCAGAAGCCGCCACTTCAACACATACCAGGATTGAACTGTTGCATTGTGTTGGGGTTCTTCAAATAAGTGAATTGTAACAAGGCCGACAGGAGGCCAAAGCCCATCAGGTTTAGTGGTGGAGAGAGAAGGGAGGGCTGCCAAGGGGGGACAGATGTCTGGAGGGGAGTGTAATCTGTCCTCAATAATCTGTGACATCGCTCGTATTGCAAGTTGTTCAATCAGCAATCAGTTGCAGTCTCCTTTTGATATTTATTCCACTTACCTTGATTCCCTGTACTTTTATGAGTTGCAGTTTCTTGTGGATGGTATGACAGTACCTTCCCTCTTAAAACGAGACATTGCATCTTTTTTTTGTGTCTTACTCCCAACAGTTACCTTGGAGATCAACAATTATCCCTCAGGTAAACTTTAGTGGTGAATGAACATTGAGGAACAGCAATAGACTTCTACTGCACCTTTAATTTGTACACTCTAAATAAAAAATCCAATATGCATGGCTATATCATCAAACAAAAACTTTGTGTGACTTTTTCCCATGATGCAACTTACCATGGCTACTTCCGGAGTAAAACTAATTTACCTTGAGCTTGATCCCTTGACACCTGTGGTCCTCAGACATAACAAACAGGCAAGTATcaagtaaattaaaaaacatttatttacaacGCATAGTATATAGTTGCATCAGTTAACAACATATTTACAGTACATATTAGAAAACGCATGAGTTGTAAGTTGAGTGGACGGTAAACCTGGCACATCATAACGACAAACAAAATAGACTAACAGTCGCTGGTCTTTCTAAATAAAATATCTTCATGTGAGGGGTTTTACACAGTGTGGAAGTTACATGGTCGATAACATATGGGTTGTAACTTGTTATAGTTGCAACGTGCAATGTGATACATCAAAACACATTTGTACACCGCATGTAAATAACCCTTTCACTGTGTAGAGATTCCATTTTTTGCTGACCAATATGCCATAAATTTTTTTCCACAAGGCTTTAATTTCATCCAATCCTCAACAAAGGATCAGTCTTCACTACTCCAATCTCAAAGTGCATCCTTCAGAAGGTTCAGGCAAACGTCGGGTTCTAGCAGAAGTACTCATTCGGTGGCCCCTCAGTCCTGGTTATGGCCTCCGAGTCAACGCTAGACCTGGCAGAGAGCAGCCGATTGGACTCATCAGGGTTTAGCCGGGCCAGATACTCGCCTTCTATTCCTTTACCTTTAGCCCCAGGTCCCAGAGTCTCAAATGTGACATAAGAGTCCTGCATTTCCTTGGATTCCCTGCCCAGGAGTTTTTGGCAGCGCTTCTTGATGGCGCCGCAGCACACAATGAGAGTGAGGGGCACGGCAATGACGCAGGCCACTGTTATAACCACCACATTGATGAGCTTTTGGGTGCCGCTCGCGCTGGCCGCCTCATCCGTTGAGAAGATTACACACTGTTCCTTTTTCGGGATCAGACCTTTGACGCAAACGCAAGCAATGTACTTTGTTTTTGGCACCAGACCGTCGATGGTGATACGGTTTTTGCCTGCAGCTACGTTGATCCGGCGCATGTCCCTTTCGCCAAACACGGCGTACAGGATGCTGAACTCTGTAGTGTTTGTCGCTGTTGGGGCTCTCCAGTTCAACGAGACGGTGTGGTCGGTATCCCCGATCACCTTCACAGAACGCACAATCCTTTTCTCCGGAGCTTGTAAGGACGAGGCGTTGGCTATCATGTTACCCAGAGAGCCCTGCTCCATCTTATGAGGGTCAGATGCTTTGCCTTGTCCTCGAGAGCCATCAGAAACGCTGTAGCTCTCTACCTCAAACTTCCCAGAGACACCTTTGCCATTGAGGGGTTGAATGATGGGCTTGCCTGGTGAGGACGTTGGGGGAGGCACATACCTGGCAATCAGTTTCTCCTGGTATGCAGCCCTCCCAACACCGCCAGATTTTTTCCCTCTGGTTCTCTTAGCGACCGCCCCGCCGCCACCCCCTGCTTCTTCAGACCGAAATGAGTCTGTAATCACCAGTGAGATGATGGCGTCTGCTGTTCCCACAAAGTTAGCTGCTTTGCACACATACTTTCCCGAATCCCGGTATGAGACAGCAGGCACGCTCAAAATGGACCAAATGATTCCCTCCTTTGAGATCTCTTGCTGaactgaaaataaagaaaaagttgGCGGGGTTAAGCAGATTGGCATACAGAGAATAGCTTTAATCCTGTTGACACTCATGCAGAAATAAATGCCATTCTAATCTTAGCACCACTGGATTTGGTTCAGGAGAACTTACTAGTGCCGTTGATTTTCTTGCCGTCGGCGCGACTCCAGGACAGTTCGGGGATGGGTACACCGACTGTGCCACAGCGAAGCAGCACATTGTTGCCCAATGAGCTACGGACGCGTGCTACGGCTGTGTGCACTCGAGGGCCCTGGCACCTCTGCAGTGCAGCTTCGGTGAAGAAAACCCCAGATAGACTCTCAGGGTCTGCACATCGCAACCTGGGGTCTATTAGAGCCACAGATGACCTTGGAGACTTCTGAAACTGGACCAGATCGTAGAGCCGGCAGTCGCACAACCACGGGTTGTCGTGGAGACCTGAAACGCAAGTGTAAAACCTTGTTGCATGAAAGCCGTTATAACCACACACAACTAGTGTAATTAGACCAATCCTCCCAGGTGGTGTCCAGAGGTAAATATGGCAGCTAGAAGCCTCACCAAGAATGAATTTAGAGGAGTCTGCATCTTGAGATGGTTTCACGCTCAGCCACAGCGAGAGGACGTCCGCAGGGACAGTTGTGAGACTGTTGCTGGATAAATCCAAGTAGGTGATGTTCTTAATGTACACAGTGGCCTCGGCAGGGATGCTGGAGATCTTGTTGTTGTGCAGGTCGAGCAGCCTCAGGTTAGGCATGTCCTTCAGAGACTCCCACGGGAACGAGGTGAGAGAGTTCCCGTCCAGCCTCAGCTCGTCCAAATTGGTAAGACCCCGGAAACTGTCCACACTGAGCAAACTAAGGGAGTTGAAAGACATCCACAAGAACTCCATGCTGCCGAGGTAACGGAAGTTGTCACTAGAAATCCTTGAGATCGTAGTCTTCTCGATGCGTAGCTTGGATGTGTCGGCGGGGAAGTTCGTCGGAATGACGCTGATCTCAGGATCATTGCAAAGTACACTTCTGTCGGAAATAAAAGGCAACTGTTTAAATATTCAATTTTAACTGCAAAGAAAATATGTAGTGTACATGACTGATTGTTAGCAGGAGTGCATAAAACCTTGAAGAAAACATTTTCTGtgttataaacattacaaaatacaTAATTTCCCCCTATTGTCTCTAAATGTTAAAAGGTGCTGCTGATCAAAATTAGGATTGTACGATATTAATAACATTCTATCTTAGCCAGCATGCAGATTTAAAAgattatatttgaaataaatagTTCTACAAAAGTAGTGGCCCATTGTCCTGTAACAAGCAAAGCAGATTAAAGAGCAACTCCAGGTTAATCCTCCACTACTGAATTGAAGACGCAGCAATTGACAGTCAATTTAGCACGAGATCCAAAAAATGattcatgaataataataataataataataagcaaaaAGAAGAACTTGTAAACAATCATATTTACCTTGCTTTGGATCCATCGCTCAGTTTGTGGTAGAAGCAGCTGCACTGTACAGGACAAGAAGTGCTCATGAGCGGGAAAAGAACCAAAGCCAAgcaaaaagcacaaaaaaaatgtggaggcatTTCGGCTCTTGCAAGCTCCTAAATGCTACTACTTCTACTCAACTACTAAAAAAAGTTATTGTTTAATTAAGGGGACGTGAGATGCATGGCGGTGCCTGGCAGGCTCTCAGCTCCATTCTGCTCCGCCTGCAGTGAATCCTCAGATAAAAAGGATGCACAGGATTAGAGGGGAAGCAGGAGGGAGGAGGAGGACTTTACTTTGGGTTTATTTTCATTCACACGATTAGAGCAGTGCTTCCTAGAAGCTGATAGGCTGCACACTTGTCACTTTCCTTCCCCTTCCAGTGTTgccaattaaatagactgcaacaCAACTGGAGGTTACCGGAGTTCACAGTAAAGCAAAGTATTTAAGAAATAAATGAGTAATGAAAGGATTTTAGTTGAAGAATTGTATTTTATGTCACCACCATTTTGTCATAAACTGGCCAATTTTGTAAAACATCATGATTTAaccataaacaaaaacaaatacaaataaaatgtcctGCTGGGATGTGTGGGTTTTAGTTAGTGCCAAATCACCACTGGGTGGCAGCAAAGTGACAATTAGAGGCTGTGattattgttgctttttttttttaattattgtagttcattaaatgttttatttactttatcaataaatatataatataatatatcaataatacattgtGACAGAATATCCTACTTTAAATTCAAAATTGGTAATTAAaactttaattaatattattatttatctttcaTTCCTGATTGCTTGAGAAGAATCACATTATTCTTGTGCATATCTTTTTTTCAAACAATTATCAATATCATTATTTTAAGACGCTGTGGTCTTTCTACTGTTACCTAATGGGAGGTACAAGGATGATAACAGACAGTGGACTTTTATAACTTATTATACACATTTGAGTAGAAAGACAAAATAATTTATCATGCTGCACTTACTCTACAATTGAGCTAACTCCACGTAATAAAGACAAATCAAATTTATTAATGCCATTATTAGTCCCACAAGCTGATAAATCAAAGCAAGGGCTGTGGCAGCAATTTGCCCTGCTGGGGGACTTGGAAAGTGAGGAAGAAGTGTCGGCCATCATGCTGAATAGCGGCCTTTATTTGTGATGAGGTCAATGCAAGGCTCTGGCGTACAGTAGGTTTATATTCGTTTCCCCCTCACCAAATGGTTAGTAAGGAAAGTCATAAGTAATATGTTTACACAGTAGTCAAAGAAAAAACtgtatttagtttagataataatgagtcatctATTGGAATattggatccattatttaaatttgttttgacTACTAAaagaacctaaaatatgacttcttttatctttgtggaaaatattggacacaatgtgttgtcaagcttatgagatgcgatgataGTGTAAgcaactgtgacactattgttcatttttgaaatgtttttattttttataaatggctgtgatgataatgtcaatgagggatttctaatcactgctttgttggaattcttattaatattgatactgttgttgatatcattcatttttgtttgactacttttggattgttttgtgtcatgtttgtgtgtcttctcaattgctctgttgattgctattctgaatgttgctgagccgggtttggttttggaattggaattgtattattatggtatttattgtgtattattttgttggattgattggtaaaaattaaattaaatcaattttaaaagaaaatgtgTTATAGAGGAGCATTCGGTCAAAGGAATCTTGTTATCTCAACACATTTAAAGTCTGATTCGTCATGTTTGACTGACCCATTTAGTGCCAACATCACAGGTGCAGCGTGAAACAAAGAACAAATCCTTTAATCCATTCATCTCCGTGTCTTTAAAATACATGTGTGTCTTTCTCCTCTCTATTTCATATCTGATATGGAAACTCCTGACACATCTTTGTTGCATACACGATAAgtgacataagtcgctccggaatatacgtcgcacccacggccaaactatgaaaaaaacgttgacttatagtccgaaaaatacggtaataaaacaaGAACATAAAAAGCACACATTGGACTGCAAATACGGGGCATTTGTAAAAGTGAGCACAATGTGTCTCTCTTCTCCACTAATAGGACAACGAGACGTCCATCAGGACGTGTCATTAATTAATTCGTTGAGGAGTTGGGGTTAATCTGTGGTAGGCCTGGGCGATAAAATCAATTTGACCAACATTCCAAAGGCCATAATCAAcaacatgcactgcaaaaagtcagtgttcaaaaataggaaaaaataaataaaaaattaggggtattttatttgaactaagcaaaattatctgccaatagaacaagaacatttggcttgtcaagactttccaaaacgagtaaaattagctaacctcaatgaacccaaaaataccttaaaataagtatattctcactaataacaactgtactactatatgagtacgcattttctattgtttcattgaaaataaaacagcaaagtccatttggctgtcatctgtttagatatgagacacaattgtgtcaaagtcatgattttttttttacatgcttgaaataagaaattattactttaaaaaagtagttttatacttgtgagtgttgatgacacagctttgcaacagttgatattctagtttcaagcatgttttactcaatacaggtcatcaaatctcagcaacaagctgtaatatcttactgagatcatttaggaccaaaacccttaaaacaagtaaaacactcttaacataaaatctgcttagtgagaacaattatcttatcagacagaaaataagcaaatattacccttatttgagatatttaatattacttggatttcagtttttgcagtgtgatcaactctatgcggagatgtgttgcactgcgtgaggcaaatggcgGTCTCACCAGACACTGACTACTTTTCTGACTCCCCCAGACCTCCAATGAAGCAaatctgcacatttcagagtggccttttattgtgggcagcctaaggcacacctgtgcaataagtatgttgtttcaatagcAACTTGAttcgccacacctgtgaggtgggatgaattatcttggcaaagaagaaatgctcaccaaCACAGGTTTAGACAGACTAGGGAACAATATTTGAGGGGAATAGGATATTTTGTGTGTATAGGAAAAGCtttacatctttgagttcaactcatgaaaaatgggagaaaAAACAAAAGTTTATGTTTTTGTTCAGTATACAGTAGA
Protein-coding regions in this window:
- the lrit1b gene encoding leucine-rich repeat, immunoglobulin-like domain and transmembrane domain-containing protein 1b isoform X2 — encoded protein: MPPHFFCAFCLALVLFPLMSTSCPVQCSCFYHKLSDGSKARSVLCNDPEISVIPTNFPADTSKLRIEKTTISRISSDNFRYLGSMEFLWMSFNSLSLLSVDSFRGLTNLDELRLDGNSLTSFPWESLKDMPNLRLLDLHNNKISSIPAEATVYIKNITYLDLSSNSLTTVPADVLSLWLSVKPSQDADSSKFILGLHDNPWLCDCRLYDLVQFQKSPRSSVALIDPRLRCADPESLSGVFFTEAALQRCQGPRVHTAVARVRSSLGNNVLLRCGTVGVPIPELSWSRADGKKINGTIQQEISKEGIIWSILSVPAVSYRDSGKYVCKAANFVGTADAIISLVITDSFRSEEAGGGGGAVAKRTRGKKSGGVGRAAYQEKLIARYVPPPTSSPGKPIIQPLNGKGVSGKFEVESYSVSDGSRGQGKASDPHKMEQGSLGNMIANASSLQAPEKRIVRSVKVIGDTDHTVSLNWRAPTATNTTEFSILYAVFGERDMRRINVAAGKNRITIDGLVPKTKYIACVCVKGLIPKKEQCVIFSTDEAASASGTQKLINVVVITVACVIAVPLTLIVCCGAIKKRCQKLLGRESKEMQDSYVTFETLGPGAKGKGIEGEYLARLNPDESNRLLSARSSVDSEAITRTEGPPNEYFC
- the lrit1b gene encoding leucine-rich repeat, immunoglobulin-like domain and transmembrane domain-containing protein 1b isoform X1; the protein is MPPHFFCAFCLALVLFPLMSTSCPVQCSCFYHKLSDGSKARSVLCNDPEISVIPTNFPADTSKLRIEKTTISRISSDNFRYLGSMEFLWMSFNSLSLLSVDSFRGLTNLDELRLDGNSLTSFPWESLKDMPNLRLLDLHNNKISSIPAEATVYIKNITYLDLSSNSLTTVPADVLSLWLSVKPSQDADSSKFILGEASSCHIYLWTPPGRIGLITLVVCGYNGFHATRFYTCVSGLHDNPWLCDCRLYDLVQFQKSPRSSVALIDPRLRCADPESLSGVFFTEAALQRCQGPRVHTAVARVRSSLGNNVLLRCGTVGVPIPELSWSRADGKKINGTIQQEISKEGIIWSILSVPAVSYRDSGKYVCKAANFVGTADAIISLVITDSFRSEEAGGGGGAVAKRTRGKKSGGVGRAAYQEKLIARYVPPPTSSPGKPIIQPLNGKGVSGKFEVESYSVSDGSRGQGKASDPHKMEQGSLGNMIANASSLQAPEKRIVRSVKVIGDTDHTVSLNWRAPTATNTTEFSILYAVFGERDMRRINVAAGKNRITIDGLVPKTKYIACVCVKGLIPKKEQCVIFSTDEAASASGTQKLINVVVITVACVIAVPLTLIVCCGAIKKRCQKLLGRESKEMQDSYVTFETLGPGAKGKGIEGEYLARLNPDESNRLLSARSSVDSEAITRTEGPPNEYFC